CTATCAAATGTACTTATGTAAAACTTGaacttagaaaaaattaattGGAGAGGTGATAACATTAAAGGTATTCTGTATCATCCTCCTGTTCCCAGACCATGGCTAATTTAGATATAGTCCTTCAGTCAAGAATTGGCAAAATAGCTTCTTGGTTCCCCATCTCCTGATTATTGTAGGGATAGATCACTTGGCAGGTTagttttttactgtttttctggCAATCATGTCTGGATTCCCAGCATAGAAAATAGTATTCTATCCCTTCAAAGATTTTGCAAGTACCTAATTTCCCACATTAAACctattgcatttaaaataataaagtaatttatGTAATCTCCAACAGATCTATAGTAGCAAATAATTATCATTATCATAATGAGTAAAATCAACTGAGGGCAAGGTTTAACATAAAGGGAGGATTTGTAAAAACCCATTAGTAATAATCACGAAGCTCTGAAAAAGTCAGATGAAATAATTTCATGACATTTTTCTATGAAACCAATTACCTTCCTTTCATATCCATTAAGCAAATGGGGGGGGtaaagtaaacaaatatatatattagagagaatcatatatagagaaagaggacagggggggagagagagatttttttcaaaacaagtcTGCAGAATAGCATTTAGCTCTTAATGGAGTTTTGCAACTTATTGATCTCTGCCCAGAATCCTGATGTTGCTCTAAACCACAGAAGACACAATTGTGGATGAGTGACTCTCTTGCTTAAAatgttaacatgtattttttacagtatttagaataaaataaaattccttatttCAGCCTAATAGACCTTAGTGATTTGACCCTTACAGTCACATAAAATTTAACCCTTAAATCTCTCATAAGTATTCATCATGTTCCAACCATTCAggtgtttgttttatattctttaggCATACCAAGCTTATTCCCTAATTATGTATAACTCTCCCTCATTGCCCACAATAGTACCTGACAAATGGGAGGTACTCAGTAAAATAGTATTTGTTAATGAATGTATGATTTATAGCAAGAATTCCCTCTTCTTGACTTTTTATAAAATCTATTCAGCAGACAACATGCCGACTCAGTAACCTCCTCATGGAGGATTTCACTTCCTGGTTGCGAAGGGTATAAATCACAGGATTCATCAATGGAAAGATCACTGTGTGGAAGAAGGAAACTACCTTGTCCACTGGTAAGGCCCTGAAGGGGCGAGTATAGATGAAGATGGCAGGTCCAAACATGAGAAGTATAATAATGATATGAGTGGTGCATGTGGACAGTGCTTTGCTCTTCCCTTCACAAGCAGACCCATGTACATGGCAAAGGATGACTGCATAGGAAGACAAAAGCCCCAGGAAGCACAGGAGGGTGAGCAGGCCACTGTTGAAGACCATTAGAAGCTCCACCACGAAGGTGTCTGTGCAGGCCAGCTTGATGACCTGTGGCACATCACAGAAGAAGTTATCCAGTTGGTTTGGGCCACAGAAGGGCAAGTGGAGGATGAGGGCCACCTGGATAATGGAGTGGACAAAGCCTCCAAGCCACAGGGCCAACAGCAAGGCATAGCAGGCTCTAGGGTTCATGACTGTGGAATAGTGTAAAGGCCGACAGATGGCGATATAGCGGTCAAAGGCCATCACAACAAGGAGTaacccttcccctcctccaaggAAGTGCAAGAAAAAGAGCTGAGTGATGCAGCCCCTGTAGGAGATTACCTTCTTCTCAGAGAGGAAGTCCACCAGCATCCTGGGAGCCACAATGAAGGAGTAGGATGCATCCAGGAAAGCCAAGTTGCCCAGAAAGAAGTAGAGGGGGGCTGTGAGACCAGGGTCTGATCTGATGGTGAGGATGATGAGGAAATTTCCAGGAAGGATGATGagatagaaaattaaaactaggacAAAGACCAGGAGCTGAATATCTCGAGACTGGGTGAGACCAAGAAGGATGAATTCTTTCACCATCGTGCCATTTTCTAGCTCCATCTTTTCTGCCTATAGAACATCAAGGAATAGTTTATTTTCATCTCTTGCAACTAGATCATAGTTCTTTTCAAACTAAAAGTTATGCCACATCTGTCACTCCATCACCGTCCCACAACCTAAGAAATCTTTTCTACCCTTTATTCTTCTACATTTCGTATCTGCCAACACCCTGATCTTAAAGCCACACTCTCTGCTTCTTCAGTCCTGTGCTGCTATTAACTATTCTCTCACGTGGGACTCTGCAATGGACTAGTTTATGATTTGCATGAGACATAAGAAAATGTTTCTGACTGAGAAAAAACTTAACCCCAGTTATCAagttcttcaagtttttatttgcatgAGGGTTAAGGTAGGGATTGACAGCAAACAGGAATGACAGTTTTTTAAGGTGACAAATATGTTCCATATCTTGACTGTAATGATTACCAGTGTCTGTTCTTTTGCAAAAAAGTACTAAACTATACAGAAATTGGTACAtttactttatgtaaattataccttaggAATGCTGACTTAAAAAGCTAACAAAAAACTGTTTACTTGAAATATGTCCTTCTCCTTTATAGAATATCAACCCATCAACCTggtctaaaattttaaaaatcctggtaATTCTGGAGAAATTAAGATCTGAGGCTTATCTGTAATAGTGGCATCTAAATTAGGAATGTGGTCACCCAACACACATTATAATTTATTGGTATGAAAACAATAATGGTagaatttctatatatatattatcatatcaAATTCTTTGATGTTCTACTTTTAAAAGTGTTATAGTTTATATAGAATCATGatataattgaataaaatatacaaataaaatatagatgttGCTTGCGCATGTTCAAAATGgttttttattgaaatgaaaaattttaaaagcttgaaGATATTTGAACAAGAACAAACTACTGgtgatttaaaacaatatttcacATGCTTTCAGTTACATGGCacacttggttttttt
This window of the Prionailurus viverrinus isolate Anna chromosome B3, UM_Priviv_1.0, whole genome shotgun sequence genome carries:
- the LOC125168593 gene encoding olfactory receptor 4N4C encodes the protein MELENGTMVKEFILLGLTQSRDIQLLVFVLVLIFYLIILPGNFLIILTIRSDPGLTAPLYFFLGNLAFLDASYSFIVAPRMLVDFLSEKKVISYRGCITQLFFLHFLGGGEGLLLVVMAFDRYIAICRPLHYSTVMNPRACYALLLALWLGGFVHSIIQVALILHLPFCGPNQLDNFFCDVPQVIKLACTDTFVVELLMVFNSGLLTLLCFLGLLSSYAVILCHVHGSACEGKSKALSTCTTHIIIILLMFGPAIFIYTRPFRALPVDKVVSFFHTVIFPLMNPVIYTLRNQEVKSSMRRLLSRHVVC